From the genome of Parcubacteria group bacterium CG10_big_fil_rev_8_21_14_0_10_36_14, one region includes:
- a CDS encoding preprotein translocase subunit SecA yields MFFSDPNKKALKKIQPFVNKINELEPAFEKMSDFDLQNKSKELKTQAQEGKKLDDILSEAFALVREAAKRTLGQRHFDVQLLGGIVLHNGEIAEMKTGEGKTLTSTLAIYLNALAGKGVHVVTVNDYLSRRDAIWMGQIFGFLGLSVGIINHMQSFLYDASWKAETLEEAEEADRERDLYASFRVNEDFLRPCSRKESYDADITYGTNNEFGFDYLRDNMATRLEDRVQRNFYYAIVDEVDSILIDEARTPLIISAPAEESGEMYARFARIVKNLKENEDYNLDLKMRAVTLTDVGIDKIEKALNIPNIYAEGGIKMVHHLEQALKAETLFHRDKDYVLRDGEVFIVDEFTGRLMPGRRYSEGLHQAIEAKEGVKVQRENQTLASVTFQNYFRMYEKLGGMTGTALTEAEEFSKIYFLETVAMPTNKPLLRKDLADRIYKNKKGKIRAVIEEVKELQAKGQPVLVGTVSVEENEEFSEKFEKAGICHEILNAKNHAREAEIIAQAGKKGAVTLATNMAGRGVDIVLGGAPYNEKTAEEIRALGGLVVIGTERHESRRIDNQLRGRAGRQGDPGYSRFYVSLEDELMRIFAAERISYIMEKLGLPEDTPIENGMVSKAIESAQKKVEGHNFDIRKHLLEYDDVINRHREAIYSRRRNVLEQNDIKEDILKIIENELEQVIVFHTSDPARKNWNLEEIWQVANTIFPLEKEILPELLKISSGEGNDNLGVIKRRDAMVDLLVRKMREAYEKMEGRMIEQSGNPDILRQIEKGLSMRVIDTLWISHLEEIDYLRTSIGLRGIAGKDPLVEFKREAYRLWNELQSSIDKQMAYSIFKIELAQNIAPQSPFKNQNINTPLEEKEKIGRNEPCSCGSGKKYKKCCGA; encoded by the coding sequence ATGTTTTTTTCTGATCCGAATAAAAAAGCATTAAAAAAGATACAGCCATTTGTGAATAAAATAAATGAGCTGGAACCGGCATTTGAAAAAATGTCTGATTTTGATTTGCAAAATAAAAGTAAAGAATTAAAAACACAAGCTCAAGAAGGGAAAAAATTAGACGATATCTTATCGGAAGCTTTTGCTTTGGTACGTGAAGCGGCAAAAAGAACTTTAGGTCAGCGTCATTTTGACGTTCAACTTTTGGGTGGAATCGTACTTCATAACGGCGAAATTGCAGAAATGAAAACAGGTGAAGGCAAAACTCTAACTTCTACTCTGGCGATATACTTAAATGCTTTAGCAGGAAAAGGAGTGCACGTTGTTACTGTAAATGATTATTTATCTCGTCGCGATGCTATTTGGATGGGGCAAATTTTTGGATTTTTAGGGCTTTCTGTCGGCATTATCAATCATATGCAATCGTTTTTGTATGATGCGAGCTGGAAAGCTGAAACACTGGAGGAAGCGGAAGAAGCCGATCGTGAGCGTGATCTTTATGCCAGTTTTCGTGTTAATGAAGATTTTTTACGTCCATGTTCCAGAAAAGAGTCTTATGATGCTGATATTACTTATGGAACAAATAATGAATTCGGTTTTGATTATTTGAGAGACAATATGGCAACACGGCTTGAAGATAGGGTTCAACGCAATTTTTATTATGCGATTGTGGATGAAGTTGATTCAATTTTAATTGATGAAGCCCGTACACCGCTTATCATTTCTGCTCCGGCAGAAGAGTCTGGAGAGATGTATGCTCGTTTTGCTCGCATTGTAAAAAATTTGAAAGAAAATGAAGATTATAACTTAGATTTAAAAATGCGCGCGGTAACACTTACGGATGTTGGTATAGATAAAATAGAAAAAGCTCTTAATATTCCTAATATTTATGCCGAAGGCGGAATAAAGATGGTTCATCATCTTGAACAGGCTCTAAAAGCTGAAACGCTTTTTCATCGCGATAAAGATTATGTTCTTCGTGATGGCGAGGTTTTTATTGTTGATGAATTTACCGGTCGGCTTATGCCTGGCAGGCGATATAGCGAAGGACTTCATCAAGCAATTGAGGCAAAAGAAGGCGTAAAAGTTCAGCGTGAAAATCAGACTCTTGCCAGCGTAACATTTCAGAACTATTTTAGGATGTACGAAAAACTTGGCGGTATGACCGGAACAGCTCTTACAGAAGCAGAAGAATTTTCAAAAATTTATTTTCTTGAAACTGTGGCCATGCCGACAAATAAGCCTTTGTTAAGAAAGGATTTAGCGGACAGAATCTATAAAAATAAAAAAGGAAAAATTCGCGCGGTGATAGAAGAAGTAAAAGAACTGCAGGCAAAGGGTCAGCCGGTATTGGTTGGTACGGTATCGGTTGAGGAGAATGAAGAATTTAGTGAAAAATTTGAAAAAGCAGGTATATGCCACGAGATTTTAAATGCAAAAAATCATGCTCGTGAAGCGGAGATTATTGCTCAAGCAGGTAAAAAAGGCGCAGTGACCTTGGCAACCAATATGGCTGGCAGAGGTGTTGATATTGTTTTGGGTGGCGCTCCATACAACGAAAAGACTGCAGAAGAAATCCGCGCTTTGGGAGGGCTCGTGGTAATTGGTACCGAACGGCACGAATCTCGTCGTATTGACAACCAGCTTCGTGGACGTGCCGGACGTCAGGGCGACCCAGGTTATAGCCGATTTTATGTATCATTAGAAGATGAGTTGATGCGAATTTTTGCCGCTGAACGTATCAGCTATATTATGGAAAAGCTTGGTCTTCCGGAAGATACACCCATTGAAAACGGGATGGTTTCAAAAGCAATTGAGTCTGCTCAAAAAAAAGTTGAGGGACATAATTTTGATATCAGAAAGCATCTTCTCGAGTATGATGACGTCATAAATCGTCATAGAGAAGCGATTTATTCGCGCAGAAGAAATGTTTTGGAACAAAATGATATAAAAGAAGACATATTAAAAATAATAGAAAATGAACTGGAGCAGGTAATTGTTTTCCACACTTCGGATCCAGCCAGAAAAAATTGGAATTTGGAAGAAATCTGGCAGGTGGCGAATACAATTTTTCCTTTGGAAAAAGAGATATTGCCAGAACTTTTAAAAATTTCGTCAGGCGAGGGCAATGATAATCTTGGTGTTATAAAACGCAGAGATGCGATGGTTGATCTTTTAGTTAGGAAAATGCGCGAAGCATATGAAAAAATGGAAGGCAGAATGATTGAGCAATCAGGGAATCCTGATATTTTACGCCAGATTGAAAAAGGATTAAGTATGCGGGTGATTGATACTCTGTGGATAAGTCATCTTGAAGAGATTGACTATTTACGCACAAGTATCGGTTTGCGCGGAATTGCCGGCAAAGATCCGCTGGTAGAATTTAAGCGCGAGGCGTATCGTCTTTGGAATGAACTGCAGTCTTCAATTGATAAGCAAATGGCATATTCTATTTTTAAGATTGAGCTTGCGCAAAACATCGCCCCCCAATCTCCTTTTAAAAATCAAAATATAAATACTCCTTTAGAAGAAAAAGAAAAAATCGGGCGGAATGAACCCTGCTCTTGCGGAAGCGGAAAAAAATATAAAAAATGTTGTGGTGCGTAA
- a CDS encoding transposase, translated as MANYRYKNFAEGYIYHIYNRGNNKQNIFLDEDDYKFFILRLKQNLGLEEKKPRLMRMMPSNSFFVLSYSLLPNHFHFIIKQNKNIPTSYLMTKLCTSYSMYFNKKYETVGHVFQGRFKQKTIEKDSYLLWLSAYIHQNPRLHKITENIIEYNWSSYKEYQWKNNPDNICQTNFILEMFKDVEEYRNFVENNYNVLEKNKKIKKFCDE; from the coding sequence ATGGCAAACTATAGGTATAAAAATTTTGCCGAGGGATATATCTATCATATTTACAATCGTGGCAATAACAAACAAAATATTTTTTTAGATGAAGATGACTATAAATTTTTTATTTTAAGGTTAAAACAAAATCTGGGTTTAGAAGAGAAGAAACCGCGTTTAATGCGCATGATGCCCAGTAATTCATTTTTTGTATTATCATATTCCTTGCTGCCAAACCATTTTCATTTTATAATAAAACAAAATAAAAATATTCCTACAAGTTATTTAATGACAAAGCTGTGTACTAGTTATTCAATGTATTTTAATAAAAAATATGAGACGGTAGGACATGTTTTTCAGGGGAGATTCAAACAAAAAACAATAGAAAAAGACAGCTATTTATTATGGCTTTCGGCTTATATTCATCAAAATCCTCGGCTTCATAAGATAACTGAAAATATTATAGAATATAATTGGAGCAGTTATAAGGAGTACCAGTGGAAAAATAATCCTGATAATATTTGTCAAACGAATTTCATTTTAGAGATGTTTAAAGATGTTGAAGAATACCGTAATTTTGTAGAAAATAATTATAATGTTTTGGAAAAAAATAAAAAAATAAAAAAATTTTGTGATGAATAA
- a CDS encoding peptidylprolyl isomerase, producing MNQNTFDPTKLNTEDIVVGGGEEVKSGDSVRVHYTGWLLDGTKFDSSVDRGQPFSFVVGAGYVIQGWDQGLLGMKVGGKRKLTIPPSLGYGASGVPGTIPANAILIFEVELLQIAS from the coding sequence ATGAATCAAAATACATTTGACCCAACAAAATTAAACACAGAAGATATTGTAGTAGGAGGTGGAGAAGAGGTGAAAAGCGGAGATTCTGTCCGCGTTCACTATACAGGCTGGCTTTTGGATGGAACAAAATTTGATAGTTCGGTTGACCGCGGACAGCCGTTTTCTTTTGTTGTTGGAGCTGGTTATGTTATACAGGGCTGGGATCAGGGGCTTTTGGGGATGAAGGTCGGAGGAAAACGTAAGCTTACCATCCCTCCTTCTTTGGGATATGGCGCCTCAGGTGTACCTGGCACAATTCCTGCTAATGCGATTTTAATTTTTGAAGTAGAGCTTTTGCAAATAGCCTCATAA
- the secD gene encoding protein translocase subunit SecD, which translates to MPLIFFLHFFSVYCKITSYLLFILSARICVVASVFMKQVVDLSSIIKKPLNALKHIFASGSNGKLRLQSFILIIFAILVAFYVFPPAWNRISDFINSKTGLSLSKMKETSFHVGLDLQGGTHLVYEADTSNISFKDQSSAVQGVRDVIERRVNALGVSEPLVQTNFSGDKWRVIVELAGVKNVSEAIKQIGETPILQFKEQSDIPNRTLTSEEQQQMDDFNKKAEANAKDIFSKLSAGEDYDELAFKYSEDPGSREAHGDLDWLPEGTLLPELESAAKTLKDGEVYNSVVKSSLGYHIIKKTGEREIEEEGEKIKQLRISHIFILTKSERDFLSMDDYMVYTELSGKDLENASVQFDPNTSAPEVALQFNSEGKKLFKEITERNVGKYVGIYLDGEPITIPRVNDVIYDGSARISGNYDLKEAKLLAQRLNAGALPVPIHLVSQQTIGASLGKISVEKSLWAGAIGLALVCLFMILYYRLAGLASVLSLLIYGILILAIFKFVPVTLSLAGIAGFILSIGMAVDANVLIFERLKEELAEGVDIEYAITESFKRAWPSIRDGNISTLITAAILFWFSTSVIKGFALTLSLGILVSMFSAMFISRIILRSLASFVKKNWWMGR; encoded by the coding sequence ATGCCTCTTATTTTTTTCTTGCATTTTTTTTCTGTTTATTGTAAGATAACTTCATATTTATTATTCATATTATCCGCACGCATTTGCGTGGTAGCATCTGTTTTTATGAAACAAGTTGTAGATCTATCTTCAATAATAAAAAAACCTCTTAACGCGCTTAAGCATATTTTTGCGTCTGGCTCTAATGGAAAATTACGTTTACAGAGCTTCATTTTAATCATCTTTGCGATATTGGTGGCTTTTTATGTTTTCCCTCCGGCTTGGAATAGAATATCTGATTTTATAAATAGTAAGACAGGGTTAAGCTTGTCAAAAATGAAAGAAACATCATTTCATGTCGGGCTTGACTTGCAGGGTGGAACCCACTTAGTTTATGAAGCTGATACATCTAATATTTCTTTCAAAGATCAGTCAAGCGCAGTTCAGGGCGTTCGTGATGTGATTGAACGCAGAGTAAATGCGCTTGGTGTATCCGAACCATTGGTGCAGACCAATTTTTCTGGTGATAAGTGGCGCGTTATTGTTGAGCTTGCCGGAGTAAAAAACGTAAGCGAAGCAATTAAACAAATTGGTGAAACACCGATTTTACAATTTAAAGAACAGTCTGATATTCCAAATCGAACTCTTACATCAGAAGAACAGCAACAAATGGATGATTTTAATAAAAAAGCAGAGGCAAATGCAAAAGATATTTTTTCAAAATTGTCAGCCGGTGAAGATTATGATGAACTGGCTTTCAAATATAGCGAGGATCCAGGAAGTCGCGAGGCGCATGGAGATCTAGATTGGTTACCAGAGGGCACGCTATTGCCGGAATTGGAATCAGCCGCAAAAACCTTAAAAGATGGAGAGGTCTATAATTCAGTTGTAAAAAGTAGCTTAGGATATCATATAATTAAAAAAACAGGAGAACGTGAGATAGAAGAAGAGGGTGAAAAAATAAAACAATTACGCATATCTCATATTTTTATTCTTACAAAAAGCGAACGAGACTTTTTGTCTATGGATGACTATATGGTATATACGGAGTTATCGGGTAAGGACTTGGAAAACGCAAGCGTTCAATTTGATCCGAATACCAGCGCTCCGGAAGTTGCTTTGCAATTTAACAGCGAAGGTAAAAAACTTTTTAAAGAGATAACCGAAAGAAATGTAGGGAAATATGTCGGTATATATCTTGATGGCGAGCCGATTACAATCCCACGAGTAAACGATGTTATTTATGATGGCAGTGCAAGAATCAGTGGAAACTATGACTTAAAAGAAGCAAAATTATTAGCTCAACGCCTTAATGCCGGCGCTTTGCCTGTACCTATTCATCTTGTAAGTCAGCAGACGATTGGCGCGAGTTTAGGAAAAATATCAGTAGAAAAGAGTCTATGGGCTGGAGCTATCGGTTTAGCGTTGGTTTGTCTTTTTATGATTTTATATTATCGCCTTGCCGGTTTAGCATCTGTTTTATCTTTGTTAATTTATGGAATACTGATTTTGGCGATTTTCAAATTTGTTCCTGTCACATTGAGTTTAGCCGGAATCGCAGGATTTATTTTATCTATCGGTATGGCGGTTGATGCCAATGTTCTTATATTTGAACGTTTGAAAGAAGAACTTGCGGAAGGTGTAGATATTGAGTATGCAATCACCGAAAGCTTCAAGCGCGCTTGGCCGTCAATCCGCGATGGAAACATTTCTACATTAATAACAGCAGCAATTCTTTTTTGGTTTAGTACTAGTGTAATAAAGGGGTTTGCGTTAACTTTAAGTTTAGGAATATTGGTAAGTATGTTTAGCGCAATGTTTATTTCGCGGATTATTCTTCGTTCACTAGCGAGTTTTGTAAAAAAGAA